The Tenrec ecaudatus isolate mTenEca1 chromosome 9, mTenEca1.hap1, whole genome shotgun sequence genome window below encodes:
- the C9H7orf78 gene encoding putative uncharacterized protein C7orf78 homolog: protein MSLKRALNLPFNKVSTPNGKKKWNDVSQSDPKPNIWEIKPPDFSYKQYTSLRFPEKKPRNIKKERRKPNTFPEATVHLPSIRNEPAKSTAPRFITTFAPLDAFKEKTMIVKQGKYPSGVYLDPKPPDFRQYQANLPNFVTTYEKDPFGLKFKSRHLSTVYGSQLLKDDKQKNGSERFITYMARECSWDSSLILPKDPWPVRSASFTRHRRERGAYSAFMDRVEEKFSKAHKNR, encoded by the exons ATGTCTTTGAAAAGAGCCTTGAATCTCCCTTTCAACAAGGTCTCAAcaccaaatggaaaaaaaaaatggaatgatGTCTCTCAATCAGACCCGAAACCTAACATCTGGGAAATAAAGCCTCCTGATTTTAGTTATAAACAGTATACGTCTTTGAGATTTccagaaaaaaaacccagaaacattaagaaagaaagaagaaaaccaaataCTTTCCCAGAAGCAACAGTTCACCTGCCCAGCATCAGGAATGAGCCTGCGAAGTCCACAGCACCTCGGTTTATAACTACATTTGCCCCGCTGGATGCATTTAAAGAGAAGACAATGATTGTAAAGCAAGGAAAATATCCAAGCGGTGTTTACCTCGATCCCAAGCCACCTGACTTTAGACAG TACCAAGCTAATTTACCAAACTTTGTGACTACTTATGAAAAAGATCCCTTTGGCTTAAAATTTAAATCAAGACACCTAAGTACAG TGTATGGAAGCCAGTTACTGAAAGACGACAAACAGAAGAACGGTTCAGAAAGATTTATTACCTATATGGCTCGTGAATGCTCTTGGGATTCAAGCCTAATATTACCCAAAGACCCATGGCCCGTAAGATCGGCTTCCTTCACG AGACACAGAAGGGAGCGTGGTGCCTACAGTGCGTTTATGGATCGTGTGGAAGAAAAGTTTAGCAAAGCACACAAGAACAGGTGA